One Amaranthus tricolor cultivar Red isolate AtriRed21 chromosome 1, ASM2621246v1, whole genome shotgun sequence DNA window includes the following coding sequences:
- the LOC130828427 gene encoding uncharacterized protein LOC130828427 — protein sequence MDSKTKQSQNQDDTVAPSSVLTYLDPHYWDERFSKEEHYEWLKDYSHFRHLILEHIQPNSFVLELGCGNSQLSDELYRDGIKNVTCTDLSPIAVEKVQKRLLCKGYKEIKAMVADMLDLPFADETFDVVIEKGTMDVLFVDSGDPWKPKAETVKKVKAMLQGIHRVLKPDGVFISISFGQPHFRRPLFETLDFTWSMKWSTFGDGFHYFFYTLKKGTRLLNSNQPGGSVLNEKVDYPSLSLFQDELEGEDYIFRTNLDGMEEN from the exons ATGGATTCCAAGACAAAGCAGAGCCAAAATCAAGATGATACAGTAGCTCCTTCTTCTGTTTTGACTTATCTCGACCCTCATTACTG GGACGAAAGATTTTCAAAGGAGGAACACTATGAATGGTTGAAAGATTACTCCCATTTCCGTCACTTAATTCTGGAACACATTCAACCTAATTCCTTT gtTCTGGAATTGGGTTGTGGAAACTCCCAATTAAGTGATGAATTGTATAGAGATGGGATTAAGAATGTCACGTGCACTGATTTATCTCCAATTGCTGTTGAAAAAGTGCAGAAGAGATTGTTGTGCAAGGGATATAAAG AAATAAAGGCTATGGTCGCTGACATGCTGGACTTGCCTTTTGCGGATGAAACTTTTGATGTGGTCATCGAGAAAGGAACAATG GATGTATTGTTCGTGGACAGTGGTGATCCGTGGAAACCGAAAGCTGAAACTGTAAAGAAGGTCAAGGCAATGCTTCAGGGCATCCATCGGGTCTTGAAGCCAGATGGTGTCTTCATATCGATATCTTTTGGGCAG CCACACTTCAGGCGTCCGTTATTTGAAACTCTTGATTTTACATGGTCAATGAAATGGAGCACCTTTGGTGATGGATTCCATTATTTCTTCTACACCTTGAAGAAG GGGACAAGATTATTGAACAGTAATCAACCTGGTGGTAGTGTACTGAATGAAAAGGTGGATTATCCATCACTTAGCTTGTTTCAGGATGAATTGGAAGGTGAAGATTACATATTCAGGACCAATCTTGATGGTATGGAAGAAAATTAA
- the LOC130828446 gene encoding peroxisomal membrane protein 11A, which translates to MAAKTQKQRDFLNHLEAYLAKRDGVDKLLKISRYTSKLILSSSILPHAHPLTRGLKSFESSVGLSRKAFRLGKFIQDVNALRSSAQEQNRDNHFYFLSLLAYGGEGIYYFVEQIVWLSKSGLLKPSLAREVQKISAWAELIGYVGSIALKREDLKELDEKLKCLSSSIEISEAREESSDEVREKEKVLKMKILMKKLSILQDFADGLMALADIRDGKGMIFSPFVISSAGLLSALISTHKNWISC; encoded by the coding sequence ATGGCAGCAAAAACGCAGAAACAAAGAGACTTCTTGAACCATCTAGAAGCTTACCTCGCAAAACGCGATGGAGTCGACAAACTCCTCAAAATATCTCGTTACACTTCCAAACTCATCCTCTCTTCCTCCATCCTCCCCCACGCGCATCCACTCACGCGCGGCCTTAAATCATTCGAATCAAGTGTTGGTTTAAGCCGAAAGGCCTTCCGTCTCGGAAAATTCATCCAAGACGTCAACGCTCTACGCTCGTCAGCACAAGAACAAAATCGCGATAATCATTTctactttctctctctactCGCGTATGGCGGTGAGGGAATCTACTATTTTGTTGAGCAGATTGTTTGGCTATCGAAGTCAGGGCTTTTAAAACCTAGCCTGGCGCGCGAGGTACAGAAGATTAGTGCTTGGGCGGAGTTGATTGGGTATGTTGGAAGTATTGCGTTGAAAAGGGAGGATTTAAAGGAATTGGATGAGAAATTGAAGTGTTTGAGTTCGAGTATTGAGATTTcggaagctagagaagagagtTCTGATGAAGTGAGAGAAAAAGAgaaggttttgaagatgaagatttTGATGAAGAAATTGTCGATTTTGCAGGATTTTGCTGATGGATTGATGGCTTTAGCGGATATTCGTGATGGTAAAGGGATGATTTTTAGTCCTTTTGTTATTTCTTCTGCTGGTTTATTGTCTGCGCTTATTAGTACTCACAAAAACTGGATTTCTTGTTGA
- the LOC130828436 gene encoding probable LRR receptor-like serine/threonine-protein kinase At3g47570 isoform X2 codes for MSSSFCWIIIVTSMFCSFQLCVAGNNETDRQALLEFKAKITGDPFSVLSSWNDTLHYCNWHGVTCGHMHQRVTYLDLPSLQFTGIISPYVGNLSFLRGLRLHNNSFGGILPPEIGRLHRLQYLFIRNNSIGGGIPSNISGCSSLIALDIFGNKLIEQIPPQLGVLPHLKFIFLSYNNVTGSIPSSMGNLTSLSRLYMDFTNLVGNIPSTFGKLKNLTVFSLSGYKLSGTVPPSVFNLSLLNHLDIGLNYFEGTLPPYLGNTLPLLQWFSIDSNRFTGAIPSSISNSSNLQVLLLADNNLQGQVPSLHKLAMLKRLTLYDNSLGDGQAGDLDFVSSLANATLLQFFEIGHNNFHGVFPRGLCNFSMVKTMSFYSNNIFGDIPNCIEDLTELQSLGAFDNALSGAIPQGIGKLQKLNKLFLNANKLTGPLPPSIGNLNQLTVFTLSNNSLEGQIPTTLENCTSLIGLNFSHNNLSGGIPPQLFSLPTLAILDLSANHLTKPLPEEVGQLNALQILDVSQNMLSGQIPISLSSCLSLESLNMSNNKIQGPIPDELKNLTGLSSLDLSYNNLSGKIPKYLASMQLQQLDLSHNNFEGEVPIGGIFNHTNAGFKSGNSKLCGGIPELELPHCSFSSNAEKRRSKHKRNLIIAILSGFLMVILLVASLMLFFCRQRKRSKETATYSDEGNFPNLSYQALFKATNGFSSENWIGSGTFRIVYKGIIDENGSTVAIKMFNLEYHGASRSFMAECDVLRRIRHRNLIKIIKACSSIDYKGRDFKALVYEYMENGSLEDWLHPTKPVDRDDTSRNLNLHQRIDIAIDIAFALDYLHNSCDTSIVHCDLKPSNVLLDDEMVAHVGDFGLARFLQNSISNADANPSNSVGVRGTVGYTPPEYGLGNEVSTHGDVYSFGVLLLEMFTGKRPTHEMFIGSFRLQDYVKENLPENVSQIIDHDVLKDIKREDVVKSLEALTSILAIALSCSTDVPHQRLDMSDVTTKLLSIRKKLLGNHLRRERIIQTGAR; via the exons ATGTCAAGCTCATTTTGCTGGATCATTATTGTTACTTCTATGTTCTGCAGTTTTCAGCTGTGTGTAGCTGGGAACAATGAAACTGATAGGCAAGCATTACTTGAATTTAAAGCCAAGATAACCGGTGACCCTTTCAGCGTTTTGAGCTCATGGAATGACACGCTTCACTACTGCAATTGGCATGGAGTTACGTGCGGTCATATGCACCAAAGAGTGACATACTTGGACCTTCCATCCTTGCAGTTCACAGGTATTATCTCTCCTTATGTAGGAAATTTAAGCTTCCTAAGAGGATTACGCCTCCATAACAATAGCTTTGGTGGCATACTTCCACCTGAAATTGGTCGTTTGCACCGATTGCAGTACTTGTTCATCCGTAATAATTCCATTGGAGGGGGGATTCCATCAAATATATCAGGTTGCTCTAGCCTTATTGCACTTGACATCTTTGGTAACAAGTTGATTGAGCAAATTCCGCCTCAGCTTGGGGTTTTGCCACacttaaaatttatattcttGTCATATAACAACGTAACAGGAAGCATACCTTCATCTATGGGGAACTTAACATCCCTCTCTCGACTCTACATGGATTTTACCAACTTAGTTGGAAATATTCCATCCACCTTTGGCAAACTGAAAAACTTGACAGTATTCTCATTATCTGGGTACAAGTTGTCTGGAACAGTCCCACCCTCGGTATTCAATCTTTCCTTATTGAACCATTTAGATATAGGATTGAATTACTTTGAAGGAACTCTTCCTCCATATTTAGGCAACACGCTTCCACTTCTTCAATGGTTTTCTATTGACTCCAATCGATTCACTGGAGCCATTCCTTCTTCAATATCCAATTCCTCAAACCTACAAGTTTTACTATTGGCAGATAACAATTTACAAGGACAAGTTCCATCTCTGCACAAGTTAGCAATGCTAAAACGCCTGACGCTCTACGATAACTCCCTAGGAGATGGCCAAGCAGGCGATTTGgattttgtttcttctttagCCAACGCCACCTTGCTACAATTCTTTGAGATAGGCCATAATAACTTTCATGGAGTTTTTCCTAGAGGCCTGTGCAACTTCTCAATGGTTAAAACAATGTCATTCTATAGCAACAACATATTTGGAGATATTCCAAATTGTATAGAAGACCTAACAGAACTGCAATCTTTAGGGGCATTTGACAATGCACTGTCTGGGGCCATTCCACAAGGAATAGGGAAGCTCCAAAAACTAAACAAGTTATTTTTGAACGCCAACAAATTAACAGGGCCGTTACCACCCTCGATCGGAAACCTAAATCAACTGACAGTTTTTACCCTGTCTAATAACAGTCTTGAAGGCCAAATACCCACAACTCTAGAAAATTGCACATCATTGATAGGACTGAACTTTTCTCATAACAACCTAAGTGGTGGGATACCCCCACAACTTTTCAGTCTACCAACCTTAGCTATACTTGATCTATCTGCAAATCATCTAACCAAGCCCCTCCCAGAAGAAGTAGGGCAACTTAATGCTCTACAGATTCTTGATGTTTCTCAAAATATGTTATCAGGTCAGATACCAATTTCTCTCAGTAGTTGTTTGTCATTAGAATCTTTAAACATGTCAAACAACAAAATACAAGGCCCCATTCCAGATGAATTGAAGAATTTAACGGGTCTAAGTTCGCTAGATTTGTCATACAACAATTTATCAGGGAAAATCCCGAAATACCTAGCAAGCATGCAGTTGCAACAGCTCGACCTGTCCCATAATAACTTTGAAGGTGAAGTGCCCATTGGCGGGATCTTCAACCATACAAATGCTGGATTTAAAAGTGGTAACAGTAAGCTATGTGGAGGAATACCTGAGCTAGAGTTGCCTCATTGCAGTTTTAGCAGCAACGCTGAGAAAAGAAGATCAAAGCACAAGAGAAATTTGATCATTGCTATTCTTTCTGGGTTTCTTATGGTCATTCTGCTTGTGGCTTCACTAATGTTGTTTTTCTGTAGACAAAGAAAGAGGTCTAAGGAAACAGCAACATATAGCGATGAGGGAAATTTTCCAAATTTGTCTTATCAAGCCCTTTTTAAAGCCACAAATGGCTTCTCCTCAGAAAATTGGATTGGCAGTGGTACATTTAGGATTGTATACAAGGGAATCATTGATGAAAATGGATCAACTGTTGCTATAAAGATGTTTAACCTAGAGTATCATGGAGCTTCCAGGAGTTTCATGGCTGAATGTGATGTTCTTCGAAGAATCAGGCATCGGAATCTCATCAAGATCATAAAAGCTTGTTCAAGTATAGATTATAAGGGGAGAGATTTTAAGGCTTTAGTATACGAGTACATGGAAAATGGAAGTCTGGAAGATTGGCTGCATCCTACAAAGCCAGTAGATAGAGATGATACCTCAAGAAACTTGAATCTTCACCAAAGAATTGATATTGCAATTGATATAGCATTTGCCTTAGATTATCTTCACAACTCATGTGATACGTCCATAGTTCATTGTGACCTCAAGCCAAGCAATGTTCTCCTCGATGATGAAATGGTCGCACATGTGGGAGACTTTGGACTAGCTAGGTTCCTCCAAAATTCCATTAGCAATGCTGATGCAAATCCATCCAACTCTGTTGGAGTTAGAGGAACTGTCGGTTACACCCCTCCAG AATATGGATTGGGCAATGAGGTATCAACTCATGGAGATGTCTATAGTTTTGGAGTTCTTTTACTAGAAATGTTTACAGGAAAAAGACCTACTCATGAGATGTTCATAGGAAGCTTTAGGCTACAAGACTATGTGAAAGAAAATTTACCTGAAAATGTGAGCCAGATTATAGATCATGATGTTCTTAAAGACATAAAACGAGAGGATGTGGTTAAAAGTCTAGAGGCCTTAACATCAATACTTGCTATAGCCCTTTCCTGCTCAACTGATGTGCCACATCAAAGGTTGGACATGAGTGATGTCACTACAAAGCTATTATCAATTAGGAAGAAGCTACTTGGAAATCACTTAAGAAGGGAAAGAATAATTCAAACAG GTGCAAGATAA
- the LOC130828436 gene encoding probable LRR receptor-like serine/threonine-protein kinase At3g47570 isoform X1, producing the protein MSSSFCWIIIVTSMFCSFQLCVAGNNETDRQALLEFKAKITGDPFSVLSSWNDTLHYCNWHGVTCGHMHQRVTYLDLPSLQFTGIISPYVGNLSFLRGLRLHNNSFGGILPPEIGRLHRLQYLFIRNNSIGGGIPSNISGCSSLIALDIFGNKLIEQIPPQLGVLPHLKFIFLSYNNVTGSIPSSMGNLTSLSRLYMDFTNLVGNIPSTFGKLKNLTVFSLSGYKLSGTVPPSVFNLSLLNHLDIGLNYFEGTLPPYLGNTLPLLQWFSIDSNRFTGAIPSSISNSSNLQVLLLADNNLQGQVPSLHKLAMLKRLTLYDNSLGDGQAGDLDFVSSLANATLLQFFEIGHNNFHGVFPRGLCNFSMVKTMSFYSNNIFGDIPNCIEDLTELQSLGAFDNALSGAIPQGIGKLQKLNKLFLNANKLTGPLPPSIGNLNQLTVFTLSNNSLEGQIPTTLENCTSLIGLNFSHNNLSGGIPPQLFSLPTLAILDLSANHLTKPLPEEVGQLNALQILDVSQNMLSGQIPISLSSCLSLESLNMSNNKIQGPIPDELKNLTGLSSLDLSYNNLSGKIPKYLASMQLQQLDLSHNNFEGEVPIGGIFNHTNAGFKSGNSKLCGGIPELELPHCSFSSNAEKRRSKHKRNLIIAILSGFLMVILLVASLMLFFCRQRKRSKETATYSDEGNFPNLSYQALFKATNGFSSENWIGSGTFRIVYKGIIDENGSTVAIKMFNLEYHGASRSFMAECDVLRRIRHRNLIKIIKACSSIDYKGRDFKALVYEYMENGSLEDWLHPTKPVDRDDTSRNLNLHQRIDIAIDIAFALDYLHNSCDTSIVHCDLKPSNVLLDDEMVAHVGDFGLARFLQNSISNADANPSNSVGVRGTVGYTPPEYGLGNEVSTHGDVYSFGVLLLEMFTGKRPTHEMFIGSFRLQDYVKENLPENVSQIIDHDVLKDIKREDVVKSLEALTSILAIALSCSTDVPHQRLDMSDVTTKLLSIRKKLLGNHLRRERIIQTGTFQNWLPPPC; encoded by the exons ATGTCAAGCTCATTTTGCTGGATCATTATTGTTACTTCTATGTTCTGCAGTTTTCAGCTGTGTGTAGCTGGGAACAATGAAACTGATAGGCAAGCATTACTTGAATTTAAAGCCAAGATAACCGGTGACCCTTTCAGCGTTTTGAGCTCATGGAATGACACGCTTCACTACTGCAATTGGCATGGAGTTACGTGCGGTCATATGCACCAAAGAGTGACATACTTGGACCTTCCATCCTTGCAGTTCACAGGTATTATCTCTCCTTATGTAGGAAATTTAAGCTTCCTAAGAGGATTACGCCTCCATAACAATAGCTTTGGTGGCATACTTCCACCTGAAATTGGTCGTTTGCACCGATTGCAGTACTTGTTCATCCGTAATAATTCCATTGGAGGGGGGATTCCATCAAATATATCAGGTTGCTCTAGCCTTATTGCACTTGACATCTTTGGTAACAAGTTGATTGAGCAAATTCCGCCTCAGCTTGGGGTTTTGCCACacttaaaatttatattcttGTCATATAACAACGTAACAGGAAGCATACCTTCATCTATGGGGAACTTAACATCCCTCTCTCGACTCTACATGGATTTTACCAACTTAGTTGGAAATATTCCATCCACCTTTGGCAAACTGAAAAACTTGACAGTATTCTCATTATCTGGGTACAAGTTGTCTGGAACAGTCCCACCCTCGGTATTCAATCTTTCCTTATTGAACCATTTAGATATAGGATTGAATTACTTTGAAGGAACTCTTCCTCCATATTTAGGCAACACGCTTCCACTTCTTCAATGGTTTTCTATTGACTCCAATCGATTCACTGGAGCCATTCCTTCTTCAATATCCAATTCCTCAAACCTACAAGTTTTACTATTGGCAGATAACAATTTACAAGGACAAGTTCCATCTCTGCACAAGTTAGCAATGCTAAAACGCCTGACGCTCTACGATAACTCCCTAGGAGATGGCCAAGCAGGCGATTTGgattttgtttcttctttagCCAACGCCACCTTGCTACAATTCTTTGAGATAGGCCATAATAACTTTCATGGAGTTTTTCCTAGAGGCCTGTGCAACTTCTCAATGGTTAAAACAATGTCATTCTATAGCAACAACATATTTGGAGATATTCCAAATTGTATAGAAGACCTAACAGAACTGCAATCTTTAGGGGCATTTGACAATGCACTGTCTGGGGCCATTCCACAAGGAATAGGGAAGCTCCAAAAACTAAACAAGTTATTTTTGAACGCCAACAAATTAACAGGGCCGTTACCACCCTCGATCGGAAACCTAAATCAACTGACAGTTTTTACCCTGTCTAATAACAGTCTTGAAGGCCAAATACCCACAACTCTAGAAAATTGCACATCATTGATAGGACTGAACTTTTCTCATAACAACCTAAGTGGTGGGATACCCCCACAACTTTTCAGTCTACCAACCTTAGCTATACTTGATCTATCTGCAAATCATCTAACCAAGCCCCTCCCAGAAGAAGTAGGGCAACTTAATGCTCTACAGATTCTTGATGTTTCTCAAAATATGTTATCAGGTCAGATACCAATTTCTCTCAGTAGTTGTTTGTCATTAGAATCTTTAAACATGTCAAACAACAAAATACAAGGCCCCATTCCAGATGAATTGAAGAATTTAACGGGTCTAAGTTCGCTAGATTTGTCATACAACAATTTATCAGGGAAAATCCCGAAATACCTAGCAAGCATGCAGTTGCAACAGCTCGACCTGTCCCATAATAACTTTGAAGGTGAAGTGCCCATTGGCGGGATCTTCAACCATACAAATGCTGGATTTAAAAGTGGTAACAGTAAGCTATGTGGAGGAATACCTGAGCTAGAGTTGCCTCATTGCAGTTTTAGCAGCAACGCTGAGAAAAGAAGATCAAAGCACAAGAGAAATTTGATCATTGCTATTCTTTCTGGGTTTCTTATGGTCATTCTGCTTGTGGCTTCACTAATGTTGTTTTTCTGTAGACAAAGAAAGAGGTCTAAGGAAACAGCAACATATAGCGATGAGGGAAATTTTCCAAATTTGTCTTATCAAGCCCTTTTTAAAGCCACAAATGGCTTCTCCTCAGAAAATTGGATTGGCAGTGGTACATTTAGGATTGTATACAAGGGAATCATTGATGAAAATGGATCAACTGTTGCTATAAAGATGTTTAACCTAGAGTATCATGGAGCTTCCAGGAGTTTCATGGCTGAATGTGATGTTCTTCGAAGAATCAGGCATCGGAATCTCATCAAGATCATAAAAGCTTGTTCAAGTATAGATTATAAGGGGAGAGATTTTAAGGCTTTAGTATACGAGTACATGGAAAATGGAAGTCTGGAAGATTGGCTGCATCCTACAAAGCCAGTAGATAGAGATGATACCTCAAGAAACTTGAATCTTCACCAAAGAATTGATATTGCAATTGATATAGCATTTGCCTTAGATTATCTTCACAACTCATGTGATACGTCCATAGTTCATTGTGACCTCAAGCCAAGCAATGTTCTCCTCGATGATGAAATGGTCGCACATGTGGGAGACTTTGGACTAGCTAGGTTCCTCCAAAATTCCATTAGCAATGCTGATGCAAATCCATCCAACTCTGTTGGAGTTAGAGGAACTGTCGGTTACACCCCTCCAG AATATGGATTGGGCAATGAGGTATCAACTCATGGAGATGTCTATAGTTTTGGAGTTCTTTTACTAGAAATGTTTACAGGAAAAAGACCTACTCATGAGATGTTCATAGGAAGCTTTAGGCTACAAGACTATGTGAAAGAAAATTTACCTGAAAATGTGAGCCAGATTATAGATCATGATGTTCTTAAAGACATAAAACGAGAGGATGTGGTTAAAAGTCTAGAGGCCTTAACATCAATACTTGCTATAGCCCTTTCCTGCTCAACTGATGTGCCACATCAAAGGTTGGACATGAGTGATGTCACTACAAAGCTATTATCAATTAGGAAGAAGCTACTTGGAAATCACTTAAGAAGGGAAAGAATAATTCAAACAGGTACTTTTCAAAATTGGCTTCCCCCTCCCTGCTGA
- the LOC130828500 gene encoding FCS-Like Zinc finger 5-like, which yields MMLGKRRRYPIKRTTSMTNFSFDDLSVVLPPPSDQNHHHALVDHQKVMEFASPRPIHRRNSADFNINNHSSSNTFLRICSLCNRMLAPGRDIFMYRYTPTSYYCSVCQFDLNLCLTYGFYTVYLHY from the coding sequence ATGATGCTGGGAAAGAGGCGGCGCTACCCTATAAAGAGGACTACCAGTATGACCAACTTCTCTTTTGATGATCTATCTGTCGTGCTCCCTCCACCATCAgatcaaaatcatcatcatgcACTTGTAGATCATCAAAAGGTGATGGAATTTGCTTCACCAAGACCCATACATAGGCGAAATTCAGCTgattttaatatcaataatcacAGTTCGTCAAATACTTTTCTCAGAATTTGCTCGCTCTGCAACCGTATGTTGGCACCTGGCCGTGATATCTTCATGTACAGGTATACTCCTACTAGTTACTACTGCTCTGTATgtcaatttgatttgaatttatgtTTAACATATGGATTTTATACGGTATACCTCCATTACTGA